The genomic window CACCGTGCCGCAAGAACGGGTACGGGAGAATCTCCAGACTATTATCGAGACGTTTGCCCAATGAAGCTCTCAGTTTTTAGTTATTGGTTGTTAGTTTCAGAAGAATCTCAAGACTAAGAACTAGCTACTAATAACTACTCACTAATAACTAGCAACCGTTCTGAGGAGCTTATCGTGACCTTCCTGGATGAAGCTATTCCCGAACAGTTGAACATCACCGCCTATCTCGCCGATCGCCAGGTGGCGCTTGGTCGCGGCGAGAAGGTGGCCTATCAGACCGACGACGGTCCGATCTCCTATGCCGCGCTCGCCACGCTACAGAATCGCTACGGCAATATGCTCGCCGCTGGTGGCGTGGAGATCGAGAATCGGGTGGCGCTGCTGTTGTACGACTCGCAAGATCTCGTCGCCGCGTTTCTTGGCAGCATGAAGATCGGCGCGGTGCCGATCGTGTTGAATCCATTTGCGACCGTCGAATTGTACCTTTACTTTCTGAATAACAGCCGGGCGAAAACCCTGCTAGTCGAAGAGGCGGTGTGGAAGCAAATCGCACCACGCCGCAGCGAGCTGCGCTGGCTGAAAAACGTGCTGGTGTGCGGGCAGGCGAGTGACGGCACGCAGTCGCTTGCCGCCTTGCTCGATCATGCTGCGTCCGAACTGACAGCGGTGCCGACGCATAAGCATGACATGTGTTACTGGCTCTACACCTCGGGAAGCACCGGTCTCCCCAAGGCCGTGGTGCATTCGCATCAAGATCCCTACGCCTGTCTCCAGTTTGCCGTGGAGTTCTGCCGCTTCGACCAAGACACCTTCTCGTTTTGCTTCAGCAAAATGTTCTTTGCCTTGGGCTTGTTCACCATCGTCTTTCTACCGTTGGCGTCAGGCGGCAAAGCCCTCATCTCGCGGCAGCGGCTCGCGCCGTCGGATGCGTTCCCCACGTTGTTGGCGCAACAACCGACCCACTTTTTCTGCGTGCCGACCGTGTTGAATGCTATGCTGCAACTGCCGCAGGCTGCGCAGGTCGGCGACCTGAGTTTCCTGCGCTACTGCGCCTGCGGTGGTGAGCCACTGCCGCCGCGTGTCTATACGGAATGGCGCGAACGCTTGGGTGTGGAGTGGTGCGACATTATGGGGCTGACGGAGACGACCTTCATCGCCTTGGGCAATCAACCCGGCCAGGTGCGCCCGGGTAGTTCCGGGAAGCCGACGCCGGGGACGGAAGTCCGTGTAGTCGATGACGAGGGGCGCGCGGTTGCGATTGGCGAAGAAGGCCACTTGCTAGTGAAAATGGGGAGCATCATGCAAGGGTACTGGCTCAAACAAGAGAAGA from Deltaproteobacteria bacterium includes these protein-coding regions:
- a CDS encoding benzoate-CoA ligase family protein codes for the protein MTFLDEAIPEQLNITAYLADRQVALGRGEKVAYQTDDGPISYAALATLQNRYGNMLAAGGVEIENRVALLLYDSQDLVAAFLGSMKIGAVPIVLNPFATVELYLYFLNNSRAKTLLVEEAVWKQIAPRRSELRWLKNVLVCGQASDGTQSLAALLDHAASELTAVPTHKHDMCYWLYTSGSTGLPKAVVHSHQDPYACLQFAVEFCRFDQDTFSFCFSKMFFALGLFTIVFLPLASGGKALISRQRLAPSDAFPTLLAQQPTHFFCVPTVLNAMLQLPQAAQVGDLSFLRYCACGGEPLPPRVYTEWRERLGVEWCDIMGLTETTFIALGNQPGQVRPGSSGKPTPGTEVRVVDDEGRAVAIGEEGHLLVKMGSIMQGYWLKQEKTRAVLEGEWFRTGDRYRQNEDGYYWFCGRSDDMLKTSGMWVSPLEIEGVLMEHPAVFECAVVAKRDTDGLDKVRAVVVLKPNQSEQVRETLDAHVRERLPRYKVPRWLDIVAALPKTPTGKIQRFALRQLD